A genomic segment from Amia ocellicauda isolate fAmiCal2 chromosome 13, fAmiCal2.hap1, whole genome shotgun sequence encodes:
- the sepsecs gene encoding O-phosphoseryl-tRNA(Sec) selenium transferase isoform X2: MNSENFSLSERLVSASYVRQGSQARRGHEQLIRLLLEQGKCPEEGWSESTIELFLNELALMDSNNFLGNCGVGEREGRVASGLVARRHYRLIHGIGRSGDIAAVQPKAAGSSLLNKITNSVVLDILKVAGVRSVSSCFVLPMATGMSLTLCFLTLRHRRPKAKYIIWPRIDQKSCFKAMVTAGFEPVVVENVLEGDELRTDLQAVESRIQELGPDSVLCVHSTTSCFAPRVPDRLEELALMCAKYDVPHIVNNAYGVQSSKCMHLIQQGARVGRIDAFVQSLDKNFMVPVGGAIIAGFDEAFVQEISRMYPGRASASPSLDVLITLLTLGTGGYRRLLKERKEMYTFLAEELKTLAAAHGERLLHTPHNPISLAMSLGSLEKQNQKAVTQLGSMLFTRQVSGARVVPLGTEQTVSGHTFRGFMSHSAHYPCPYLNAASAVGITRDDVALCVKRLDKCLRSFGREKRDQSGPEEPSITESSVTEADATELNTTEPCAADTEGDSSH; this comes from the exons ATGAACAGTGAGAACTTCTCCCTGAGCGAGAGGCTGGTGTCGGCCTCCTACGTGCGCCAGGGATCGCAGGCGCGCCGTGGACATGAGCAGCTGATCCGACTGCTGCTGGAGCAG GGAAAGTGTCCTGAGGAGGGCTGGAGCGAGAGCACCATCGAGCTCTTCCTCAATGAGCTGGCCTTGATGGACAGCAACAACTTCCTGGGCAACTGTGGGGTCGGGGAGCGGGAGGGCAGAGTGGCGTCCGGCCTGGTCGCCAGACGGCACTACAG GTTGATCCACGGGATCGGACGCTCAGGGGACATCGCCGCCGTCCAGCCGAAAGCCGCGGGATCCAGCCTCCTCAACAAGATCACGAACTCAGTGGTGCTGGATATCCTGAAGGTGGCAG GTGTGCGAAGTGTCTCCAGCTGCTTCGTGCTTCCCATGGCGACTGGGATGAGTCTGACTTTGTGCTTCCTGACGCTGAGGCACCGGAGACCCAAAGCCAAGTACATCATCTGGCCGAGGATCGACCAAAAGTCCTGCTTCAAAGCCATGGTCACGGCAG GGTTCGAGCCGGTGGTGGTGGAGAACGTGCTGGAGGGAGACGAGCTGCGCACAGACCTGCAGGCCGTGGAGAGCCGGATCCAGGAGCTGGGGCCGGACAGCGTCCTGTGCGTCCACTCCACCACCTCCTGCTTCGCCCCGCGGGTCCCCGACAG GCTGGAGGAGCTGGCCCTGATGTGTGCGAAGTATGACGTCCCGCACATCGTGAACAACGCCTACGGAGTCCAGTCCTCCAAGTGCATGCACCTCATTCAGCAG GGGGCCCGTGTGGGCAGGATCGATGCCTTCGTACAGAGTCTGGACAAGAACTTCATGGTGCCAGTAGGGGGCGCCATCATCGCTGGGTTCGACGAGGCCTTCGTGCAGGAAATCAGCCGCATGTACCCAG GGAGGGCGTCCGCTTCCCCGTCTCTGGACGTCCTCATCACCCTCCTCACGCTGGGCACCGGCGGCTACAGGAGGCTGCTGAAGGAGCGCAAG GAAATGTACACCTTCCTCGCGGAGGAGCTGAAGACGCTGGCTGCGGCCCACGGGGAGCGGCTGCTACACACCCCGCACAACCCCATCTCTCTGG CAATGTCGCTCGGGAGCCTCGAGAAACAGAACCAGAAGGCGGTCACTCAGCTGGGCTCCATGCTGTTCACACGCCAGGTGTCTGGAGCCAG GGTGGTCCCGCTGGGCACTGAGCAGACCGTCAGTGGGCACACCTTCAGGGGCTTCATGTCCCACTCCGCGCACTACCCCTGTCCGTACCTCAACGCCGCCTCCGCCGTGGGCATCACCAGGGACGACGTGGCCCTCTGTGTGAAGAGGCTGGACAAGTGCCTGAGGAGCTTCGGCAGGGAGAAGAGAGACCAGAGCGGCCCTGAGGAGCCCAGCATCACGGAGTCCAGCGTCACAGAGGCCGACGCCACGGAGCTCAACACTACTGAGCCCTGTGCGGCCGACACTGAGGGAGACAGCAGCCACTGA
- the c13h4orf54 gene encoding uncharacterized protein C4orf54 homolog — MEALQKTLSYRGDTGPYRKLLADKDIYSPGKRQDESKYMDLDDLLDMKSEGTKTVKVTFTGEGSQLAIFKCQNEPPGDQKAGDRELQDTTATLPAPDRTAQTRDYGGEAGVGEGVAGDLSCSSDTPTSSEVPEDQQGLRDGPESPADKRGTVTGSKNEIVARPFKAKSTSFEIDELAYTDLFLNRKSESESSERSLEPSDHYAAPSAEDESHYITTHEIQLSELDHDVDYDFGVGSCWDFEDDNLVYSFVDYASFDSDETVEGRQTLEDRPCAPVESQRAQANNTARRSGGGAAVSTKLEPDPCDTDKCASSDESLSKTRSGSGNSAGQIHLSIKTTSRAINEPSNARNRGNSGYDAKPGLDMSCYVFKNTGAKAEPGRDSARCFIAAPGRMHFGGKLKGKDIHEYSSGASSAVSELDDADKEVRNLTARAFRSLACPYFDAINFSTSSDSSASEHGLGINRWSTFVDLKYGNMTQSREQNMVAHKSSTSTFEINKNADAKGIRGLALGHLKAPQTKIFALNGNAAQPQTAATSSQKIELKGEFEPGQSGVITLTETLNFRCNVKAGVPESERRAKCAENVAGSRSADEVTDTLPSELGCEASKHSCNTGEAMDGTHKKAIFASSLLKNVISKKMQFEQERKMERGEISESCPGLSPCLSHKEPETQRERAAGGDSRALQRQTSRFSEAGSDFTVVSVGEIEDVTDSKPCDLKENGQKEDALTLASETNFEACGEAAVDTKKGVSDATKSTLLRSQNSAFRSWREGELEFQKEYRNDKTAAGKSSASETDKQQQGTVDGGKSTKMSHLFVPSIQLLSKELEEGKPQANKKYSTRPAADLGGGGKLGSDNTLYVPDANRSVVTSKSPEIKISLRTVKDHKHNPFNIAKLLTPNIGCKVANLIKTADDSRCQALAASLKGEPSEKVPHFMVRDIRDNKCKLQTPIHQVRDVRKLVKSSYHFVSLDGNENKAHSAGDLNAEHKPSLQGVSRNPASLSPIVIKCQSVNTNSAEKPAGDLAEGSKHRLAEDCSEAERCSPPPPAEGARNGAVLVHRTTGRVPLVSAAKQPKSDTSEVPPAVKIETRAAKRKQEKISETMDKKPESQMVNQAALEKLKAAVKTMEQLYVFDRNEWKRKTEPRPITDSHVLSLITSEEQGSGRTGMEGEEEGSSVASSAAAAGNAECLVRRNSYPNADRSPPRPSPGGLLFEASPKKEAKECLKTFHIPFGREDRPLPLPPSGASKNVFTFSNSQKAPPTAASISSKVPPPFTVSQVPFNTKSFVPKSPKAPLSLKISAARPAAAEERATVDGVEADRVRPAQPSSTFSADSENYLTIPVKPQPGEPKPAPTSGREQTAVYTFTTTGGRAPAASPPRGQPRPADPKRHEHSSQSPRRSSVVMETRSPDTPTATIYHHSLPLAMSGAQPQLICFSPSMPPHAPPVDHFQQTQRKMLLDPTTGHYYLVDTPVQPATKRLFDPETGQYVDIPMPQQPMTPVPMSPLALSPGAYGPTYMIYPGFLPTTTVLPARTLQSQLSSHSEADEAEKSSSKETLHMGQHGEVAYMESPYYIPTGKPTPVSQHVTARGAKGFSDGKPVISITSQQGPRIIAPPSFDGTTMSFVVEHR; from the coding sequence ATGGAGGCACTACAGAAAACCCTGTCTTACCGAGGCGATACCGGCCCGTACAGAAAACTGCTGGCAGACAAGGATATTTACAGCCCGGGGAAGCGACAGGACGAATCGAAATACATGGATCTGGACGACTTGCTCGACATGAAGTCGGAGGGCACGAAAACTGTCAAAGTTACCTTTACCGGAGAGGGGAGTCAGCTGGCCATATTTAAATGCCAAAATGAGCCTCCTGGAGACCAAAAGGCCGGCGACCGTGAACTTCAGGACACCACCGCTACCCTCCCGGCCCCGGACAGGACAGCCCAGACACGGGACTATGGCGGGGAGGCCGGGGTGGGAGAGGGGGTCGCGGGCGATCTCTCCTGTTCCTCCGACACCCCCACGTCCTCCGAGGTTCCCGAGGACCAGCAGGGGCTCAGAGACGGTCCAGAGTCGCCGGCTGACAAACGGGGCACCGTGACGGGATCCAAAAACGAAATCGTAGCAAGACCTTTCAAGGCCAAGAGCACGTCGTTTGAAATCGACGAACTGGCATACACGGATTTATTTCTGAACAGGAAAAGCGAGTCGGAGAGCAGCGAGAGGAGCCTGGAGCCCAGCGACCATTACGCAGCGCCGAGCGCCGAGGACGAGTCCCACTACATCACCACCCACGAAATACAGCTGTCGGAGCTAGACCACGATGTGGACTATGATTTTGGGGTGGGATCCTGTTGGGATTTCGAAGACGATAACCTGGTCTACTCGTTCGTAGATTATGCCTCTTTTGACAGTGATGAAACGGTGGAAGGCAGGCAGACACTGGAGGACAGACCCTGTGCGCCAGTGGAGAGCCAGCGGGCTCAGGCTAATAATACAGCGCGGCGCTCTGGTGGCGGAGCCGCGGTCAGCACTAAGCTTGAACCCGATCCCTGTGACACGGACAAATGCGCCAGCTCAGATGAAAGCCTGTCAAAGACCCGGAGCGGCAGCGGCAATTCTGCGGGACAGATTCACCTGTCAATCAAAACCACTTCCAGGGCTATAAATGAGCCTAGCAACGCGCGGAACAGGGGCAACAGTGGATACGATGCCAAGCCCGGGCTCGACATGAGCTGCTATGTTTTCAAAAACACGGGCGCAAAGGCAGAGCCGGGCCGGGACAGTGCGAGGTGCTTCATCGCAGCCCCCGGGCGCATGCATTTCGGGGGCAAGCTCAAGGGGAAGGACATACACGAGTACTCCAGCGGGGCGTCCAGCGCTGTCAGTGAGCTGGACGACGCCGATAAGGAGGTGCGAAACTTAACAGCCAGGGCGTTCAGGAGCTTAGCCTGCCCATACTTTGATGCAATCAATTTCAGTACTTCTAGCGACTCCTCGGCCTCAGAGCATGGCCTTGGGATTAACCGGTGGTCAACGTTTGTTGACCTTAAATATGGAAACATGACACAATCCAGGGAGCAAAACATGGTCGCCCACAAAAGTTCAACGTCGACTTTTGAAATTAACAAGAATGCAGATGCCAAAGGAATTAGGGGGTTGGCTCTAGGTCATTTGAAAGCGCCCCAGACTAAAATCTTTGCATTGAACGGCAATGCTGCACAGCCCCAAACCGCAGCCACCTCCAGTCAGAAAATTGAGCTCAAGGGAGAGTTTGAGCCAGGTCAGAGCGGGGTTATAACGCTCACAGAAACCTTAAATTTTCGCTGCAATGTTAAAGCGGGGGTCCCTGAGAGCGAGAGGCGCGCCAAATGTGCCGAAAATGTCGCGGGATCGCGTTCCGCGGATGAGGTTACAGACACCTTGCCAAGCGAGCTGGGATGTGAGGCCAGCAAGCATTCGTGCAACACAGGGGAAGCCATGGACGGCACTCACAAGAAAGCCATATTCGCCTCCAGCCTTCTCAAAAATGTCATTTCTAAGAAAATGCAGTTTGAGCAGGAGCGCAAAATGGAGAGGGGGGAGATCTCGGAGAGCTGCCCAGGGCTGTCCCCCTGCCTGTCTCACAAGGAGCCTGaaacccagagagagagggcagcgGGCGGCGACTCCAGGGCGCTGCAGAGACAGACCTCCAGGTTCTCCGAGGCTGGTTCTGATTTCACTGTTGTTTCTGTGGGAGAAATCGAGGACGTAACAGACAGCAAACCGTGCGATCTCAAGGAGAACGGTCAGAAGGAAGACGCTTTAACTCTTGCATCAGAAACTAATTTTGAAGCTTGTGGTGAAGCTGCAGTCGATACTAAAAAAGGAGTATCTGATGCGACAAAAAGCACCCTGCTCCGCAGCCAAAATAGCGCATTTAGATCTTGGAGGGAAGGCGAGCTTGAGTTTCAAAAGGAGTATAGAAATGATAAAACTGCGGCGGGGAAGTCATCCGCCAGCGAAACGGACAAGCAGCAGCAGGGCACGGTGGACGGCGGCAAGTCAACCAAAATGTCACATTTGTTTGTGCCCAGTATCCAGCTTCTTTCGAAAGAGCTGGAAGAGGGGAAACCGCAGGCAAATAAGAAATATTCAACTCGACCTGCAGCGGATCTGGGGGGAGGAGGCAAGCTGGGCTCCGACAACACTCTGTACGTGCCCGATGCCAACAGGAGCGTGGTCACCTCCAAATCACCTGAGATTAAAATAAGCCTGCGGACCGTTAAAGACCACAAACACAACCCGTTCAATATTGCTAAGCTTCTAACTCCCAATATAGGATGCAAGGTGGCCAACCTGATAAAGACAGCTGATGACTCCAGATGCCAGGCGCTCGCTGCCTCGTTAAAGGGAGAGCCGTCGGAAAAAGTGCCCCACTTCATGGTCAGGGACATCAGGGATAACAAGTGCAAGTTGCAAACGCCGATCCACCAGGTCAGGGACGTGCGCAAACTCGTCAAGAGCTCCTATCACTTCGTGTCTCTGGATGGCAACGAGAACAAAGCGCACAGCGCCGGCGACCTCAACGCGGAGCACAAGCCCTCCCTGCAGGGGGTTTCCAGAAACCCTGCATCCCTCTCGCCCATAGTGATCAAGTGCCAGTCGGTGAACACAAACAGCGCTGAGAAGCCAGCTGGAGATCTAGCCGAGGGCTCCAAGCACAGACTGGCGGAGGACTGCTCGGAGGCTGAGCGGTGCTCTCCCCCGCCGCCTGCAGAGGGAGCCAGAAACGGAGCCGTGCTGGTTCACCGCACCACCGGCAGAGTTCCCTTAGTTAGCGCTGCAAAACAGCCCAAGAGCGACACCTCCGAAGTGCCTCCTGCGGTCAAAATTGAAACCAGAGCAGCCAAACGGAAACAGGAAAAGATAAGCGAAACTATGGACAAGAAACCCGAGTCCCAGATGGTGAACCAGGCAGCACTGGAGAAGCTGAAAGCGGCCGTGAAGACAATGGAACAGCTGTACGTCTTCGACAGGAACGAGTGGAAGCGCAAAACGGAGCCTCGTCCCATTACGGACAGCCACGTGTTATCCCTCATTACCAGCGAAGAGCAGGGCTCTGGGAGGACGGGGATGGAGGGCGAGGAGGAGGGCAGCAGTGTTGCCAGCTCAGCCGCAGCAGCAGGCAATGCTGAGTGCCTGGTCAGGAGAAACTCCTACCCCAACGCAGACCGGTCACCCCCTCGCCCGTCACCTGGGGGCCTGCTGTTCGAGGCCTCGCCGAAGAAGGAAGCGAAGGAGTGCCTGAAAACGTTCCACATTCCCTTCGGCCGAGAAGACAggcctctgcctctgcctcccAGTGGAGCCTCAAAAAATGTGTTCACCTTCAGCAACAGCCAGAAAGCCCCCCCCACAGCGGCCAGCATCAGCAGCAAGGTGCCGCCGCCATTTACCGTATCACAAGTGCCCTTCAACACGAAGAGCTTTGTTCCCAAATCTCCCAAAGCCCCTCTGTCGCTCAAGATCTCTGCAGCCAGGCCTGCAGCGGCCGAGGAGAGGGCCACGGTGGACGGCGTCGAGGCAGACAGAGTTCGGCCCGCGCAGCCCTCCAGCACCTTCAGCGCCGACTCTGAGAATTACCTCACCATCCCGGTCAAGCCCCAGCCCGGCGAGCCCAAGCCAGCCCCCACCAGCGGCCGAGAGCAGACGGCAGTGTACACGTTCACCACCACGGGGGGGAGAGCCCCTGCAGCCAGCCCCCCGCGCGGCCAGCCCCGGCCCGCCGACCCAAAGAGACACGAGCACAGCAGCCAGTCACCCAGGAGGTCCTCTGTGGTCATGGAGACACGGTCCCCAGACACCCCTACTGCCACCATCTACCATCACTCCCTGCCACTGGCCATGTCTGGTGCCCAGCCCCAGCTCATCTGCTTCTCCCCATCTATGCCCCCCCATGCACCCCCAGTGGATCACTTCCAGCAGACCCAGAGGAAGATGCTGCTGGACCCCACGACGGGACACTACTACCTGGTGGACACCCCTGTCCAGCCGGCCACCAAGAGGCTGTTCGACCCGGAGACGGGACAGTACGTGGACATCCCGATGCCGCAGCAGCCGATGACCCCGGTGCCCATGTCCCCCTTGGCACTCAGTCCCGGTGCGTACGGCCCCACGTACATGATATACCCCGGGTTTCTGCCCACCACCACCGTGCTGCCCGCCAGGaccctgcagagccagctgtcCTCTCACTCGGAGGCCGACGAGGCGGAGAAGTCGAGCAGCAAGGAGACGTTGCACATGGGGCAGCACGGGGAGGTGGCCTACATGGAGAGCCCGTACTATATCCCCACGGGCAAGCCCACCCCGGTGTCCCAGCATGTCACCGCCAGGGGCGCCAAGGGGTTCTCCGACGGGAAACCTGTCATCAGCATCACATCACAGCAAGGTCCAAGAATTATCGCCCCACCGTCCTTTGATGGCACTACCATGAGTTTTGTAGTGGAGCACAGGTAA
- the sepsecs gene encoding O-phosphoseryl-tRNA(Sec) selenium transferase isoform X1 encodes MRTNGAATMNSENFSLSERLVSASYVRQGSQARRGHEQLIRLLLEQGKCPEEGWSESTIELFLNELALMDSNNFLGNCGVGEREGRVASGLVARRHYRLIHGIGRSGDIAAVQPKAAGSSLLNKITNSVVLDILKVAGVRSVSSCFVLPMATGMSLTLCFLTLRHRRPKAKYIIWPRIDQKSCFKAMVTAGFEPVVVENVLEGDELRTDLQAVESRIQELGPDSVLCVHSTTSCFAPRVPDRLEELALMCAKYDVPHIVNNAYGVQSSKCMHLIQQGARVGRIDAFVQSLDKNFMVPVGGAIIAGFDEAFVQEISRMYPGRASASPSLDVLITLLTLGTGGYRRLLKERKEMYTFLAEELKTLAAAHGERLLHTPHNPISLAMSLGSLEKQNQKAVTQLGSMLFTRQVSGARVVPLGTEQTVSGHTFRGFMSHSAHYPCPYLNAASAVGITRDDVALCVKRLDKCLRSFGREKRDQSGPEEPSITESSVTEADATELNTTEPCAADTEGDSSH; translated from the exons ATGCGCACTAACg GTGCTGCCACGATGAACAGTGAGAACTTCTCCCTGAGCGAGAGGCTGGTGTCGGCCTCCTACGTGCGCCAGGGATCGCAGGCGCGCCGTGGACATGAGCAGCTGATCCGACTGCTGCTGGAGCAG GGAAAGTGTCCTGAGGAGGGCTGGAGCGAGAGCACCATCGAGCTCTTCCTCAATGAGCTGGCCTTGATGGACAGCAACAACTTCCTGGGCAACTGTGGGGTCGGGGAGCGGGAGGGCAGAGTGGCGTCCGGCCTGGTCGCCAGACGGCACTACAG GTTGATCCACGGGATCGGACGCTCAGGGGACATCGCCGCCGTCCAGCCGAAAGCCGCGGGATCCAGCCTCCTCAACAAGATCACGAACTCAGTGGTGCTGGATATCCTGAAGGTGGCAG GTGTGCGAAGTGTCTCCAGCTGCTTCGTGCTTCCCATGGCGACTGGGATGAGTCTGACTTTGTGCTTCCTGACGCTGAGGCACCGGAGACCCAAAGCCAAGTACATCATCTGGCCGAGGATCGACCAAAAGTCCTGCTTCAAAGCCATGGTCACGGCAG GGTTCGAGCCGGTGGTGGTGGAGAACGTGCTGGAGGGAGACGAGCTGCGCACAGACCTGCAGGCCGTGGAGAGCCGGATCCAGGAGCTGGGGCCGGACAGCGTCCTGTGCGTCCACTCCACCACCTCCTGCTTCGCCCCGCGGGTCCCCGACAG GCTGGAGGAGCTGGCCCTGATGTGTGCGAAGTATGACGTCCCGCACATCGTGAACAACGCCTACGGAGTCCAGTCCTCCAAGTGCATGCACCTCATTCAGCAG GGGGCCCGTGTGGGCAGGATCGATGCCTTCGTACAGAGTCTGGACAAGAACTTCATGGTGCCAGTAGGGGGCGCCATCATCGCTGGGTTCGACGAGGCCTTCGTGCAGGAAATCAGCCGCATGTACCCAG GGAGGGCGTCCGCTTCCCCGTCTCTGGACGTCCTCATCACCCTCCTCACGCTGGGCACCGGCGGCTACAGGAGGCTGCTGAAGGAGCGCAAG GAAATGTACACCTTCCTCGCGGAGGAGCTGAAGACGCTGGCTGCGGCCCACGGGGAGCGGCTGCTACACACCCCGCACAACCCCATCTCTCTGG CAATGTCGCTCGGGAGCCTCGAGAAACAGAACCAGAAGGCGGTCACTCAGCTGGGCTCCATGCTGTTCACACGCCAGGTGTCTGGAGCCAG GGTGGTCCCGCTGGGCACTGAGCAGACCGTCAGTGGGCACACCTTCAGGGGCTTCATGTCCCACTCCGCGCACTACCCCTGTCCGTACCTCAACGCCGCCTCCGCCGTGGGCATCACCAGGGACGACGTGGCCCTCTGTGTGAAGAGGCTGGACAAGTGCCTGAGGAGCTTCGGCAGGGAGAAGAGAGACCAGAGCGGCCCTGAGGAGCCCAGCATCACGGAGTCCAGCGTCACAGAGGCCGACGCCACGGAGCTCAACACTACTGAGCCCTGTGCGGCCGACACTGAGGGAGACAGCAGCCACTGA